DNA sequence from the Malus sylvestris chromosome 10, drMalSylv7.2, whole genome shotgun sequence genome:
TGAATCCCATGAAGGATGTTCTGGCAGTTCTACCTTGGAATTCAAAGGCAACTCCACATTCGACGTACCACGCAATCTTGCCCTAATTTCTGGGTTCTCGTCCATTTCGGTGGCACTAAGGAAGGTTATGGGGGAAGGTTACAGGTATGAACCTCTTTTTAAAGTTTGTTTCTAGGAAATTTGCACGACTGgttatcatcttcatcatcgtGCACAGATCAAGTTTgtttggtttcatttgtttATAGTTTTCATCATCATGCACAGATCAAGTTTgtttggtttcatttgtttATCGTTTTCGTCATCATGCACAGATCAAGTTTgtttggtttcatttgtttGTCGATTTCATCATCATGCACAGATCAAGTTTgtttggtttcatttgtttGTCGTTTCCATCATCATGCACAGATTAAGTTGTTTTGGATTCATTTATTTATCGTTTATATGTGTAGGACTCTCTGGTTTCAGAATGTGGATAGGCTAAGCGAGCTGCCTTTCGACATCGTACGCCATATTCTCTCCCGACTCGCACCTAGGGACATAGCATGCGCCTGCACTCTTTCGAAGACATGGCATGGGTGGTTGACTACCCTTTGCCATGATATTGGCTCTTTAAGGGAGAGTGAATTTCGAAGTTTGGCTGAAGCAAAACTCAGTCTCAGCTTGGAAGGCCCTCTTGTCAAGTGCACTGTAGATTGTCACAAGCATACCGAGCCAAACAGATTGAACGATCTCGTCGATCGCATTTTGGAAGGAGGTGTGCGGATCTTGGGGATTTCCATAGCCCCCTACCTCGGGGACTTTTATGAGCTTCCAGCCCGAGTTGGTACAAGTTCATCTGTACAGGTTATGGAGCTAGCTAGGATGAGGGTTGATCTTCCAGCAGGTTGTTTGAAAAATCTGTCAGTACTACGTATTGATCTGAGTTATGCTTCGGACCCTTCGATGCGAAGCTTCTTCCACAATTGTCCTCGTTTGAAAGTCCTTCACATTGAAGGACAGATATGCGAAGTGCCGAAAGAGAAACAAATGATCAACATTAATTCCATAAGTTTGATGGAATTACAGATCCGCTTGCACATTCAGTTGGACAATCGCGATGCCTTTGGTATGCGGACCTCATATGCATTCAAGGTAGCTGCTCCAAATTTGGGTCTCTTGGATTTGGATGACACCACTTGCGCAGCCTTCGGCTTTCAAGGCTCCGTAATGCGTGAGGCTAGAGTTCAGGTCGGCTTATTCCTCGAGGGGCTGTCTCGTCCATTGGAAAGCGACGAGGACGTGTTAGAGCAGATATGTGAAGAGGAAGTAGAAGAAGTTGGGAGCACTGTGTTTGGTTTATCCGAGAGCCCATGTCTTAACTCACTCATCCTGGGCGATAGAACGATGGGGGTAAGTGTAGCTGGACATTATTGCTTTCTATTTTGCTGGAATATTTTGTTTGTTATGTTTGGAAATTTCACTGTTTTCTCCTTTAATAtactgaaaagaaaatgaaagttGTGAACTTTAtgcataaaacacatcccagaCCATACCGCCAGATAGTTAGCATGTTAAACACCCCCTCTTAATCTCTAGTTTCTAACCAGGGCCTTCTGCTGGAAAGCATCCACCTAAAGACCTGCATAGCGAGCCTGATCTTATGGCTCTAATCAGAAGTGAGAAACTAATGATCAGAAAAGAAGCATCAGACTGCCTCTTAAAATTAGCCTACCAGCTCTTATTACAGTAACAAAGACATATATTAcaaaatccaagaaaaaaaagaaagaataaaacaTAAGCCAACGAGTACACAGCAGCTCTGAAAAGTGATCCCCATTCTCAGAGCCTCAAGAGAATCCTGACAATGATTGCAGATATCATAAGCTCTCCAAGGTAAGAGATCAAAACATAAAGCAACAAGCATCAAACCGCTTGTTGAAAGCAGATAGGAGACCATTGGTGGCTTgttaattttaagaatttttagtttcagagatttattggcaGTCTTCATTAATTAAGTAAATTGTTGAATTTTGCTGACAAGTCTTTGCATTGCGGCTATGCATTTGTACTCTTTATCAAATACGTAACTACATGTTTTGTTTCCTCGATAGGCGTTAGGACATATTTTTGTCTGGGACGTTCTACGTTATGAGCCCCTTTGGACGGACTCTGATGTGGACATTGCTCGGAGGTACAAAAGGAGATTTCCTGTTTTTCCGGCTGTGAAGAGCCTCACAGTGCAGATCTCACATGGGTATGGATGGCTGTTGTTGCCATTCCTGGTGACGAGCTTTACAATGCTGGAAGTACTGTCTATAGAAAAGGTGAGTCCTTTAAACAATGTTTCGCttgcaatttattttaaatttctttgaCGCAAGTTAGTTTAAATATCATTGAAGCAAGTTATTTACTTAAATGAGTTTTATCAGGTGGTGAGGGAGCATGTGAGCATGAGTTTTGACTGGAGACCACCGGAAGAACCAACGCCAGCATGCTTGTTGACAAGTGTCCGGGAGATCAACCTCATTGGATTTCAGGAATCGAAGGATGAGGCTGATAGGTTGATGGCGTATTTCAAGAGTATTCTGAAGTTTAGAAGAGACCAGGGATTCGAAATCAAGCTTCTTTGACAAATTCCATGAGCTTTTGTGCATATGCTTTCATGTCATACAGGTCAAGAGAGCGAAGTTTTGACAGAGGACAGAAATTGAAACTTTGTGAAGACATACAATACATGTATAGGTTCTTGTGGCAGATTCTTGTGTGTGCGCCTAACTTGTACATACACAATGAGACTTTGCTTTTATGTCATACACCTTGTGCCTTTTCTTCGAACGTATATATAGAGTTCATATCATCTGGATGAATTGCAGCAGGAAACACTAAACAGTAGTGTCATCTATGATTTTACGTTTGTTCGATATCAGGTCAATGTAGAGTTAATTACTGACTACTGTTCCCTTTATTTCATAGTAGATTACCACAAGTTTTGTAAACATTCTTACTGATCCAGGGGTCAAGTAAGGTGTAACTGAAAAACAATTTTGGTATCCCAGAGATGGTTCGGAGGGCCATTGCAGAGTCACTGCATGTGTGCTTGCTGCTCATATTATTTGAAGTAGTTGTGATTTTAAATCAGTCGTTCATTCTTTCATTAAGTTTTTGTTCTTCTACAAGTGATCGGAGCAGCAAAATAAATGTACCTCAATTAAATTAAGGTTTTGGATGCCccccaaatcccaaaccaaaaccctacCCTAGTGGTTAGGAATCGGGTTCCAACTCTCCCCTCTCCCTTTAGTGTAAACTAGTAGAGAACATGGATGATATTAAAACCTCTCACGCATGTCATTACTTATttaatatgagagagagagagagagagagagagggtacaTATAAAGAGATTGAGAGGGAGACCTTTTCGATGTGGGATGGGAGGTCAAAGATTAAGAGGTTCCGAATCTCGTTAAATCCGAGTGAATCGAGGCCCATCAATTTcggatttgcaagtcttttgcAACAAATTAAAAGATTTTCAAGCTGTTGATTTTCGTTATCATTATGTTTGTTACACGGATGATGGAGCTACATCTTATATCCAACGTATTAAGAATCAAAAGGTTTACTCTTTGCTTCTTTCTCCTTTGAGTCGGTAAAATAATACATGTTTGAAGCCTAAGCCATCCAGCCTGTGGACTCCGAGGACAAATTTCACAAGTGCTGCACTGAAATTTAAAGTAAAGCTACAAACTCTTATTATCCGGCAATAAGGTACAAATAGAAATTAGGATTGCACAATAAATGAAGGaagaaaaggtggagattgcACGGCATGGCATGCCTTGGCAATTGGCATTGCGGCGGCTAAGTTAACTTCAAAACATCTCGATTGACCATAAACTTAACACAGTCCATTAAACCGCGGCACAACCCAAATCGCTCTTGGAGTATTGGTGTGTCGAGAGTAGTGTTGCACGATGGTTCCATCCTCTAAGTTGAAGATGCCCATATCACATGGTTCATCACCGTCGGACAACGGACAGCCTGAAACAAAATCATCGGTGTAATATATCGAATTCGGGCAGCATCCGGCAAAGTTTGAAGCCAAAACAGAGACTGAATGATTGTCTCCCAGGAAGACAGCCTCATCTCCAAGGCTTTTTACCTCAACCCAGTGCGCAATGCATCCATCTTCTTCATCgttgaaaacccacttgtagacCAGAAATCCCTTAGTCCGAAACCTGAAACACTTGTCAGGCGCAACTTCCCTCATCCAACAATATCTTAGGATGTGAAATAGGTCGCCCTTAGCTGATTCCACAAGATATCCATTACCGCTATATCTTTCAAACGGCTCTTTAGGCGTGAGTAGCTTCAGTTCTGGCGGCTGTGCACCAGGGTTATCAATATCCAGTAAGCTAACTCTTCCCCGCATACTAGCCGCGTAGACTTGGCCTCTATAAAATATAACATCAGCAGTTTCAAAGGACTTTACGATCAAATGCCAAGACTTCTGGCCTGCTTTGAAGACAGCCAACCTGGAATCCGAAGCGTAAATTGCTACGACGACATAGTTGTCCGGATTCAGAGAGGGATCACCGGACAAGATAACCTTACGGACAAAATGCTCATGGTAGCTTGCTACGCATTTGGGGATGAAGACATCTATGGGAGGCAGACGAATAACTGGCGATGCTTGTCTGAATGGGTTCCTGAGTGCTATGACGAGTCTTTGGTCTGCGCAATCTACTGTGGTGTCTGCGCGATCTACTGTGGCCAGCCATCCATGGCTAGAGCCACAAGCCCTCATACTAAAGGGCACTTGTAACTGAGCATGGTTGTAGATCCTTCCTTCAGAAATGCTGTACACGAGTCTTTGGTCAGCTTGTGGGCAATTTTCGTTGGGGATCAAGAGCATGGGAAGAAAATGACGCCACCGGTTTGTTGCAAGATTATAGAGTTTGGAAAGAGAACGCCAGTCCTTGCAAACGGCAGCAAAACGAACATGGTCTATGGGTTCCGGCAACTTGTCGAGAATGAGAAAGATGAGTGCAGGAAGGCTTGCCCATCCGGTAGTGCTGAAGCTGACAGGCATGATCCTAGGATAGGGCACCGAGTCAGAGTTGAACAATAAGGACAAGAAACAACGACGAAACcaaatcctttaaataaacaatgGAAACCAAATCCTTTTTCGTTTTGGAattgaaattcaaattcaaatgaaaacccaacccaacccttCCCTTCCAGGACAAGGAATCCCACAGCAACAAGGTAAATCCTTCTCCCACAGCAACAAGGAAACAAATGATATgtatttaattaatcaattactTAAAATTAAGCTAGCAAGCAACAAATCAATGGCCCCCACTCCCCGCACCACATTATTAACACTAAAAGATCCAGACTTTTGAAAGATGTAAAACCAGATTATCAACCCTAAAAGGTCCAGACTTGAAGTTCAAAGATGCAAAAGAAGAGGGCTTTTCTACAAAACACCAAGGGTTACAATCAAATTTAAGGCTAGAGGCTTTAGGAATCGCCATAGCAGGTCCAGGGCTTTTACCTCCATGAAATCAAAGAGCTTTGAGCAGTAAGTTTCCAGTTTCTGCAATGCCGTAATGGAGTAGTGCATAATGCCGACCCTCCATTTGACTGCTTGGATCCATCCTCCCCCTCACCCTCCCTTATGGATGGATGCTCTGCCATGTCCGCCGCCGATGCCTTCGGTTTCTACTTTCCGATGTGGGTGAGACTTAGAGGCCTTACCGTAGGAGTTGAGACCGTCTCCGGATCCTTCCTCAGGATTTGTCGGACCAAGCAATCTTGGCCGTTCAAAACTGATCTTGGATTAGGAacaaaaaaattttattttttattttccaattGATTCTCGCGTCTGTTCTCCTTCCCTCTCCGCCATGGAGCGGCAATCAGCAGCAGTCATGGAGAGGCCATCTGCATCTGCATCCACGGCTACTTATTAGACATCTGCATCTGCATCCGCATCCATGGCTACTTATTGGACATCTGCATCTGCATCCATGGCTACTTATTGGACATCTGCATCTGCATCCATGGCTACTTATTACACATCTGCATCTGCATCCATGGCTACTTATTAGGCATCTGCATCTGCATCCATGGCTACTTATTAGGCAGCTGCATCCATGGCTACTTATTAGGCATCTGCATCGCTTGAGTAAATTTCAAACAAACAGCTGGAATACAATAGGGTATTTTGGGCTGAAGCCTTTTTCTTCCCTGAAGATTTAGCGGCTGGGTTAAAAAAATTCATGCGAACCCGACGTGAAAAGTTCTTGTGAGAGATTTTGACTGAGATAAACGGTTTGGGGAGGgggattgagagagagaggagagagggtgCAAGATGAACAGGAGAGAGGACGAAGgagaaggtgaagaagaaacGGAATGGAGGCGCGTCCGTTTACgtgaaaagaacaaaaaattaaaattggttACTACCGTAGGATTTGTGTGAACGGTTAGGATCAATTGATCACTAGGATCCGGAAACACTGGTCCAgggcaaggtattaaatatcggtaatatcggaaatatcggtagtccgaaaacacggaaatatcgatggaaatatcggtaaaatatcgatatcgataaaaattacatggaaaccacggaaattgtaagaaaaacttggaaatttttattgaaactttgcaggatgtttatttagtcaattatctattagtttatcacaaaaaattggaaggaaatgcattgcatgatggatttaacattatcaagttgattatatagcgagctgacaaacattgtgagtgtagaaaatatgtagtaattaatgaaagaagtctaaacacaccataatcatttatatataatgaattagtacaatattttacactttagtatcacatagagttcctatgaggttcaattttttcactatcttcatcatctctacaCATGTGTAAAGTGAGTGTCTTGTCAAAATTATTTGGAGATGCTTTTGAattatttatatgtttttttatttgattttgaattatttggatTGGATCATTGCattggattcttttttttttctcacaccACCACACATCACACGCAGAAGAGAGAGTCAGTGAGTCAGTGTGTCACAGACAGACCCCCCCCCAAAAGCCAAAACCACGCACGCCCACAGAGAGTCTCACTCTAGatccttctctctctagaacttatgtctttctcttctctcccttccttctctctagaacttctgagcttctcccttctctagttcttcgtcttctcctcctGCTCCCTGCTCCTCTCGCCGCTGATATGCAGGACCCTCCCGTCCTCCACCTCCACTTTCACCTCTTCCTTTTTGATCCTCGGGAGGTCCGCCTTGAAGATGTGGGCCTCCAGGGTCTCCTTCCAGTCGATGCGCGTGTTGGCGATGGCGGTTGTTTCCCGGGAGGATGAGGGGAAGTTGGCCAGAGTGCCGAAGCCCTCGAACGGGTCCCAGATGTCGAGAGAGAAGGGGTCGAAGACGCTGCTTCGTCGGCCGTTGCCAAAGAGACTGAGAGCCATTGGATGCTTGGGTTTCTCCTTCATCCAGCGCTCAACCCCTAGCTCTCCAACTCGCCATCGCCGTCGCCTTTTCATTTTCAAGaggaaatatcgataatatcgtgatattatcgatattatcgatatttcctcgatattttgacgaaaaccttATGGATCTGTGTATAAATATCGAACTCTgcaaaaaacgataatatcggcgatatttcgccgatattatcgatatttaaatcACTGGTCCAGGGATAATCTAAATCCCTTACCCTATATCTCGCTTGAGATGTTGCCTTCGAATCATGATCATCTCCGCATCCTTTAGGTGAGGATCCTAACAATCAATTCATCCTAACCCATCACAATAGATCAAGCGGCCATATCtagggtgtttttttttaatacattgatATTTATACACTAAGGGGTTGATGAGTTCagttaagccacacaatgggcaacctaatttgatattgaattcgTCATCCATTAGATTCGAACTGAAGACCTCACACTTCCAAGTAAGGGGAAATACcatcagaccgtagtactgagtgataGGGGATATTTGGAAAAATAGCCAAAACTTTGATTATGAATAGAATTTTTTCCAACcattataaatttttataattctGACCAAAACTTGACTTGAAAATACTATAATGCCCTCTACTTCACACTTCACACCCATTTGCTTTGCTAGAGTTCACACCATTTGTGAGGTTGTCAACCATTAAAGCTTCTAACCCAAATGTAGCTTTTCGTAAAGCGTCGGAATTTCCAACGGAGCTctgaatatttttaatttcttgagCTTTAGAGTGTTGTGCTGCTTCTGCGACTGGGTCTTGCAAAGAAACATTGTGTACTTGCATAAAGGTTTGTGACTGAAATTGCAGTGAAGGAAACTGAGTCTTGGGGGTGCTAATTGGAGTTATTGTACGAATTGGTATTGTCCGTTGGGCGCCCTCGCAGCTTCGATGGTTTTAACTTACCCAGGGCCAAAGAACTGCCTTCCTTCTCTCCAGCCCTTGCACCCGCCAATATATTTTTAGTCTTTAAATTTTCCAATTGAATGCTTTTCTTATACAATGTGATGCAACTAAAGTCATGTTTTCTAATGATCTTTTGCTCGTCTGTGACTACTTATTCAGTGGCAGTAGCAGCAGCCAACTGTGCCTCGTCTCTTCGAAGTAAAATATGGGTTTTGAAAATAAACATGGTGTATTtgcttagaggttctcaactgaAATTGCAGTGTAGGAAAACTGAGTATGGGGGTGTTAATTGTAGAGCTTCTGAGTCGAAAATTagttggggaagaagaagggagagagcgGGAGGGAGTTTGGGGGTTGTGGAAGAAAGACGAGGGTGAAGAGCACAAGTGATAAGCCATTTTCTTTCTCTGTAACTGTGTTTAACTCGGTTTTGCCTTTTGGTCATAATTTTCCAAAGCAATTGCATAAAAAGCAAGGAAAATAAGGAAATGAGAAAAATGGGGAAGAGTGTTTACTTTGAAGGTAGAGAACAAGGAACCGTGAACTCCAGTAAAGGGCATTATGATATTTTCATGTCAAGTTTTGGTTAGAATTATAAACATTTATAATAGTTGGTTAAAATTCAATTTATGGTCATAATTTTGgctatttttctaaattttccgAGTGACACGGGTATTTAAatttcaattaggattttaactcttggtttggatgaagaaatttaagattattaaagaattaaaaaatgatgaaaattgaaatgatgaaattttattttctagaatttggtaaatttcttgtttggttaatctaaaaaaataatataatttgaatACGTAATTTGAAGGCTCGCTCAAACAAATTGAGAAATaaacctatttacatggaatttaaacttgagaattggaagtcccaaattccaagtccTTTATTGTGGCAGCCCATctctaattttacgattttacaAATCTTAAAAGAGtgatttgacgaaaatgccctagaggctaTATTTTTTACTTTCGTTTACTGTCTTTTCAGGATGTGCACAAGCTACTATTTTACCGTATACTCGAAGTACTTGACGGCACGAACGCGTAGGTGCAAGCGGAATCAAAATTAGAGCTACATTTAAAATTTTACGAAACTACAAATGTGAATGGCgttttagtaatttcacatttacgatagaatttttatttctgtttCTTCCTTTTGTGGTTTGGGTTGTGTGCCATGTGAGGCGCATACCCCATTCCTTCACCTTTGTCATGTGTTTCCCTCTTCTTTTCTGACATCTCattccatttctctctctcatattgcactgtctctctctttttctcaccTCTGCAAATACCGAGTCGCCGAGCAGCATCACCGCCGCACCATCTCGCCTCTCCAGCGAGCCCTCAAGACCAACTGAACCCTCTACACCGTCATTATCTTCTCTCTTTATTCCTCTCCCTCTCGAGTTTGTGATCACTAGTAAAAAACAACAAAGGTATTAACTATCGCCATTTTTCACAGCGAGCTTCACAACCGTAAAACTATCACCACAAAACCCCAGCGACCTTGGCTAGCTTCACCAAACTCAGAAACGCAGACAGAAACCATATACTGGGACCCTAACCGCATGACTCATGATTTTTCGTTCGAACTCAAGTTACTCCATCGAGGTTCTCGATAACTTCGACCTAGGTAAGGCTCGGGATGCCTTcgatcctttcttttttttatgtcCTGAGTTAATTTACAGGTTATATGTATGTTTTAATGACGATTTGATGCAAAACACGCACTGGAGGATTTTCCCTAGTTTCTGGCCATCTTTCAAGCCGTTTTCCAGCCAATCCCGACCGTAGCTTgacttcattttggtataaatctcttcttctctctatgAGCTTCAATTTCATATATAATTTTCCGAGTTTTAGTTAGGAATCCAACTCGTACAGGGTTCAGAAATTTTCTCAGCCAAACTTAGCCAGTCCGGCCTTCTTTTCCGTTTGGCtcgtaggaaaaaaaaagaaaaaaaaagccttaTGCCCAAATCCAGTCCAACACCTTTGAACCCAAAAGCCTTAGCCAATCCGGGCCAAAACCCTTGGGCCAATGCTCCAGCCCGACGCAATTTCCAAATTGGCTAAGAATATTCCTTATATTGTTTCAAAATTTCTCGGAAACCCTCCTAGGTTAATCTCGACACCCCGAGTTCATTTTTagcatccatttagtgaaatttcaAAGTTTTAACATAGTTGACTGCCGGGGAGTCTCGGTTGAGTTTTTAgggttgaccgttgacttttttgtaaaatttgtcGAGGACCTTCCTTAGCGTATTTTGACACCCTGATTCCAAATCCACACTCAATTTCCCCAAATTTAATTGTCTTAGTGGAGTTTTATTAATGGGTCCTAATATTATGCTTAGATGCGATTATTATCGGTGACCCCAGCTTTCTTAGTTCGAACGGCTTCGACCTGACGACATGATCAGTGgatgggtcttttcttttatatatatatattggttagtttccatatatacaattattaataaattctctACGTGATTGCCATGATTAAACTTACGTTTATAAGAAATGCCTTATTGTCTCCGGATCCTTCCTCGGGATTTGTCGGACCAAGCAATCTTGGTCGTTCAAAACTGATCTTGTATTAggaacaaaattttattttatttttattttccattGATTCCCTTTCCGCCATGGAATGACAATCAGCATCAGTCATGGAGAGGCCATCTGCATCTGCATCAATGGCTACTTATTAGACATCTGCATCTGCATCCATGGCTACTTATTAGACATCTGCATCGCTTGAGTAAATTTCAAACAAACAGATGGAATACAATAGGGTATTTTGGGCTTAGGATAATAGAATTTGAATAcgtaatt
Encoded proteins:
- the LOC126585438 gene encoding 18.1 kDa class I heat shock protein-like: MKRRRRWRVGELGVERWMKEKPKHPMALSLFGNGRRSSVFDPFSLDIWDPFEGFGTLANFPSSSRETTAIANTRIDWKETLEAHIFKADLPRIKKEEVKVEVEDGRVLHISGERSREQEEKTKN
- the LOC126585434 gene encoding uncharacterized protein LOC126585434 isoform X2; its protein translation is MDVSNQSNDRLQNSSIEHPVNGLDIVYTVNVEIIQTSDDHEAKDSNENEDSNYLEDGTNAGIWEPPEPHDPEADAEECGDGMKGEKPSPLGHSRDKGSGSYRFKEEKQRSMLALVNGKFKALISQLLRSAGVASYEEGGESWVEVIASLSWEAASLLKPDAIVAKARDLDGYVKVKCIATGVRSQSQLVKGLVFKKHAAHKLMPTKYENPRLLLIQGVLGQSSGGLSSFDSMELSKTLMFIEDSCTCLGCTALLKGAQSDALKIKSVVQCAVFLAYHLILETAFFVDQRATLSYADLATDLPTDTEAHTLGSINSGVPQNTDTSAENESDAVDILISNESHEGCSGSSTLEFKGNSTFDVPRNLALISGFSSISVALRKVMGEGYRTLWFQNVDRLSELPFDIVRHILSRLAPRDIACACTLSKTWHGWLTTLCHDIGSLRESEFRSLAEAKLSLSLEGPLVKCTVDCHKHTEPNRLNDLVDRILEGGVRILGISIAPYLGDFYELPARVGTSSSVQVMELARMRVDLPAGCLKNLSVLRIDLSYASDPSMRSFFHNCPRLKVLHIEGQICEVPKEKQMININSISLMELQIRLHIQLDNRDAFGMRTSYAFKVAAPNLGLLDLDDTTCAAFGFQGSVMREARVQVGLFLEGLSRPLESDEDVLEQICEEEVEEVGSTVFGLSESPCLNSLILGDRTMGALGHIFVWDVLRYEPLWTDSDVDIARRYKRRFPVFPAVKSLTVQISHGYGWLLLPFLVTSFTMLEVLSIEKVVREHVSMSFDWRPPEEPTPACLLTSVREINLIGFQESKDEADRLMAYFKSILKFRRDQGFEIKLL
- the LOC126585434 gene encoding uncharacterized protein LOC126585434 isoform X1 — translated: MCHYCGAELTQSNEKTCKVCAEKQERESVKQGKAILYTVQMITPTTSLSGSDTSVSSCSEFSVDVSSCDRVNQEENTICSSKMDVSNQSNDRLQNSSIEHPVNGLDIVYTVNVEIIQTSDDHEAKDSNENEDSNYLEDGTNAGIWEPPEPHDPEADAEECGDGMKGEKPSPLGHSRDKGSGSYRFKEEKQRSMLALVNGKFKALISQLLRSAGVASYEEGGESWVEVIASLSWEAASLLKPDAIVAKARDLDGYVKVKCIATGVRSQSQLVKGLVFKKHAAHKLMPTKYENPRLLLIQGVLGQSSGGLSSFDSMELSKTLMFIEDSCTCLGCTALLKGAQSDALKIKSVVQCAVFLAYHLILETAFFVDQRATLSYADLATDLPTDTEAHTLGSINSGVPQNTDTSAENESDAVDILISNESHEGCSGSSTLEFKGNSTFDVPRNLALISGFSSISVALRKVMGEGYRTLWFQNVDRLSELPFDIVRHILSRLAPRDIACACTLSKTWHGWLTTLCHDIGSLRESEFRSLAEAKLSLSLEGPLVKCTVDCHKHTEPNRLNDLVDRILEGGVRILGISIAPYLGDFYELPARVGTSSSVQVMELARMRVDLPAGCLKNLSVLRIDLSYASDPSMRSFFHNCPRLKVLHIEGQICEVPKEKQMININSISLMELQIRLHIQLDNRDAFGMRTSYAFKVAAPNLGLLDLDDTTCAAFGFQGSVMREARVQVGLFLEGLSRPLESDEDVLEQICEEEVEEVGSTVFGLSESPCLNSLILGDRTMGALGHIFVWDVLRYEPLWTDSDVDIARRYKRRFPVFPAVKSLTVQISHGYGWLLLPFLVTSFTMLEVLSIEKVVREHVSMSFDWRPPEEPTPACLLTSVREINLIGFQESKDEADRLMAYFKSILKFRRDQGFEIKLL
- the LOC126585436 gene encoding F-box protein At2g26160-like is translated as MAEHPSIREGEGEDGSKQSNGGSALCTTPLRHCRNWKLTAQSSLISWRIMPVSFSTTGWASLPALIFLILDKLPEPIDHVRFAAVCKDWRSLSKLYNLATNRWRHFLPMLLIPNENCPQADQRLVYSISEGRIYNHAQLQVPFSMRACGSSHGWLATVDRADTTVDCADQRLVIALRNPFRQASPVIRLPPIDVFIPKCVASYHEHFVRKVILSGDPSLNPDNYVVVAIYASDSRLAVFKAGQKSWHLIVKSFETADVIFYRGQVYAASMRGRVSLLDIDNPGAQPPELKLLTPKEPFERYSGNGYLVESAKGDLFHILRYCWMREVAPDKCFRFRTKGFLVYKWVFNDEEDGCIAHWVEVKSLGDEAVFLGDNHSVSVLASNFAGCCPNSIYYTDDFVSGCPLSDGDEPCDMGIFNLEDGTIVQHYSRHTNTPRAIWVVPRFNGLC